TGCGGCCAAGCATTTGTGACCAAACTGCGAGCCCCACAAACAAAATTGAAACGCGGCAGCGAACGTGCAAACAGGAGGGAAGGACTGACCGCGTCGGTGGAGTTGTCGGCGTCCATGTCGGCGCGGAGACGCGCGTACAGCTGCGGGCTGCGGTACACCGACCCGGGCGGCTGGCGCGCGATGATCCGCGGCACGGCGTCGAGCGGGAGAGAGCCCATGTACAGCAGCATCGCGGCGACGTAGAGCAGCGGCGCGAAGAGGAACACCGCCTGCCTCCGCAGAAGCGCCGCGAGCACCGCCCTGgccgccctccgcgccgcgccgccgccccgcccgacccccgcccgCGCCGCAGCCGTCGCCGAAGCCGCGGTCCCCGGCGCGCCCCTCGCCGGGCCTCCCCCCTTCGCGGGCGCCCGGCTGCCCCCTCcggcgccgctcccggcctGCGATGGGGAcgacggaggcggaggcggggacggcgcgcccgccgcgccgggcgcgccgccgAAGCTCCCCAGGCGGATGTACGCCTGCCCCTGCATTGTGTCGGGGCCCCCTCCGGAGATAGGTTTAGAAGGGCTCGCTCCCCCCGAGCGTGATCGctgccggccgcgccgcgcaaTGGGGGCGAGACGCGaggagggggcggaggaggaggtggtggcgcgtGTACAGGCGAGCGAGCGGGAGGGAGTGCGCGGCGCGTGACCCAGCGCGGGGTGGCGTCTCGGTCGCGGTCGCGCCCGGGCACGGGTACTGTAATACCAGTACGAGCTCGAGTCGcgggactcggggtcggcgggtcGTTTCGCTTGGGCTTTCAAAAAATCGCTTGGGCTTTTGCCGTTGACGCGGGCGCTTGCTGATGCGGTGATGCTGATGGGGAAGATGCGATGATCACGTGACGTGTTGCGCCAATGGAGTCAACCGGACGTACGCCGTGTTTCAGGGGCCTTGATAGGAGAAGCCGTGGACAATTAAGGTCCTGTTTAATTCCcctcaaactcccaactttgacactatgcaaaaagaagatttcccatcacatcaaacttgcggtacatgtatggagtactaaatgtagacaaaatcaaaaactaattgtacagttttgttgtactttgcgaggcgaatcttttgagcctaattagtcaatatttggacaataattcacaaatacaaacgaaacgctacagtgtgctacagtgttaCAAcaataattttgcatctccaaactttgggcaactaaacaaggcctaagcaGCAGTATGCTAagcctaagggggtgtttggatccccaggctaaattttagtcctgtcacatcgaatgtttggacattaattaggagtattaaacataggctaattacaaaaactaatttcacaacccctaggctaaatcgcgaaacgaatctattaagtctaattagttcatgatttgacaatatgatgctacagtaaacattcgctaatgatggattaattaggcttaatagattcatctcgcgattaagcctaggagttctgcaattagttttgtaattagttcatatttagtccttctaattagcatccgaatattcgatgtgacgcggactaaactttagctccagatccaaacaccccctaagcatCAGTCTACGCTACTATAACCGTTGTAGCAAGCGAAAATAACGGAGGTTCATGTCAACATCATGGGGCTTTGTGTTGTAGTATGTGCACCATGTGCCTTGGCTACTTTAGAAGTTTAGTATCTAGATCTGTAGATGCAATTCTATTCTTAAAATGGCGTCACGTCAAAGGATCGACTAGGCACTAGACTGAAGGAAAGGATTGATGTTTTTCTTCATGCCTCAAGTTGCCTCCTTGCATAACGGCAAAGGTGCGTTACTGTTTTTACAAGCGGTGCTGCCGCGCGTGCTATTTCTCCGTCTTCTCGATGGTGGTATCAAGATCGCAGGGCATGTTAATGGCTTGAAATGAAACTATATAACGGGACACAGCAAGGTCTAAACATAAGATTTATAATTGTTCATAAATTGTATAGTATCTACTTACACCACTAGTAATCAGGAGCCCGTCTAGCTCAGTCGGTAGAGCGCAAGGCTCTTAACCTTGTGGTCGTGGGTTCGAGCCCCACGGTGGGCGATTAATTTTTTTTGCCTTAGTACTAAAATGAGAACATTTGCTAGATAGATAATAGGATCGTGTAAATTGTTCAGCTCGTGAAAGTGAAACTTCACAATACTTCATTACCCATACAAAATTAAAGGTAAAGCACAAGATATTCCCAAACTTCATGGTGCAGCCTGGGAAGTTCCGCAAAGAGAACATTTCAGAAACGCTTTCTCATAGTTCTGCAACAAAGAGCAAGAGATATTCCCAAACTTCATGGTGCAGCCTACGAAAAGTTCAGCAAAGAGAACATTTCAGAAACGTCAAGGAGGAGCAACTCGTTGCTCCATGCAAAGTAGCAGCACAACTCCTATAATTAGTTGTTCAAGTTCAGCTACAATTCTACAAAGACCACTGAAAGGCCAAAGGTGGCGATCTAGTTGAAAGAAGCAGCTGGACGTTGCCTGTAAGTCATCAACACAAGATTGAACTAACTTCACCGGCATGCGGCATCACAACAAATTACAGTACAACATCCATTTtggtgatcttttttttttcctgcggGAAATACGCCACAAGGGGCATGTTACTCCATTACTCTGGAACACATCAATTTTGGTGATCATTTGAAGATTCCAGAGGCCGTCTTCCTCAGGATGTCTTGGACCTACAAGAGCACAATGACGAAAACCAAAGGCGTTACAGGTTCTATGTAACTGgacaaaagaatatgctatAAGAGGCCAGAGATGCACGCCTTAAGAGACTGGGCACAAAAGTTACCTGTTTTGATGAGAGGCCGATATTTTCCAAATCCACAAGCTGGACAATCAAATTGTGTTAGAAGGTCATTTTAAACATCTtggttctttttcctttttttttcttttgaaaagaaTAACATCTATATTATTTCGTAGTCTACAAAATCTTACAGTTTTGAATGGTCTTGGTGACTCCTCCCGTAATTCCAGAATATATTCTGCTCTCCTCGCACCAATTCCCTAACAAACAAGCAGGGAAGTTATTCAGAAGAAAAGGCTGAAATAACAGTGATCAAAATACTCTAAGATGAAAGGATCATACTTTCAActgttgtaactcttccctGCATTCATAGGTAAAGGAAGAGAACGTTAGAATGAAACTGGAAAAAAGGCTGAATATTTTTGAGACATGAATCAGTCTAAGAACAGAAAGTTCATGTACCCTACTAGATTAACAAGCCCAATAGTCAGACTTTGTTTGACGAGAAAACCATAGAGAATGGCAGGATTCCAGCTGAAGTGTCATAACGAGAAGAAATGTAGCTTGGCCTCTCATTCAAACCAACACCTAGGGGAGCAAATAACTGGAACTAAAAACTAGGAAATCACATAAGCATCCCAAATGCCAGGCCACGTTTGCAAAGGACCCTTAGTTAATTTGTGGTGTTCGCACCCCCACAACTGGCATGTCCATGTTGATTTGTAAAGGTTGAAGCTAGAACCAAAGCTAGACAGCCATGTAATGCATGACAGTTTTTCAACAATAAGTACTGCATCAGCCACATCATGCATGTATAAAGCCAAGAACCTGCAAGAATCAGGAACACTGGAGCGCCAAACAAAAGGTTGAAGAATTGCACTTACTTGTTTCCCTCGTTTAAGAAGTCAAGGTACTGCTGAACAAGAGCTTCCTGAAAAGACATAACATCAACTGCTAAATCTTGCGTGCTCGAGAAATTTTTTTGCTAAATCTTAAACTGTAGCAAATCGCTGGTCTATGGAATGAGAAGGGGGACCACAAACCTTTAGGTTAGACCCTAGTGCATTGAATTTATCTAGTGGTGTTGCACCAGGAATCTTCTCGACTTTTGGTGTTTCTATTGGAGTTTGGGGCTCCATGTTTGAAGAAATCGGCGAAAGAGCTTTCCTGAGAGAAGCTTCATGCTTTTCTTTGCATGGAGTTACTGAAGGAAGCACTGCTGCATAAGACTTTGCACATCAGACTCATACATGATAAACAAAGTacacatgaaaaaaaatctcacaGTTTGCTGTGAGTAAATTGCAAGCAGCTTTCATATTTTTATTGATTATAGATAGTCTTGGTTTCTTGATTTATTTAACTTTGTACATATGTAACCACTATTTTGAACAAATACAATACTCTCCTGTTTTTTTCtaaagtactccctctgtcccaaattataggtcattttttttattagattcatagagtttgctatgcacttagatataccccatgtctagatgcataataatatctatgcatctagaaaagtcaaaacgacttataatttggaatgaagtACCTTTCTTTGGTGTATTTACTTCGTTCTGCATGTGCTCCCATGGTATGTTTTCAATGGGTACATGGACTTCTGGTTCTGGATCAAAAAGTATCCTGTGCAGCAGAAGACATAGAAATTAGAAGTTAAGAACTATGTATGGTTCCATGTAGTATTTAAAGAGGAAATGATCAGAAATACTAACTTCTTAATTTTACCACTATCTTGATCCATTGCCTTGGCTCTACACGAGATTCTGGAAGACGCTGGTTGCTTCATATGGCTCACAGAAAATGAAGTTTTGCTGGCGGTTGGGGAGAAAAGACCATCCATTCTTTGGATGCTCTTTGTTTTCCCCTTTGATTCCAACCATGCTCGCAATTTTGCTTCCATATCAACCTTGACCTTAGGAGtttcttgcttgcttgctgaGCATGTGAAATTCCCAACATGCCGTGATCGTGCAGCCAAACTTACTGTGTTGACTGACTCCTGATATTCTGCCGGATTCTGCAACAACAAGAAACAATTAGCAAAGTTCTACAATATGAGACATGcgttaaaataataaaataaggTGTGGAAAAGTCACCAGGCATGCTATCATCACAGAACGGCTGCTGCCTCCTAGAGAATCTTGTAGTACGCGGGTCAATTTGCTCTCTCTATAGGGTATTCGGAGCTCATTCTTGTTTAGAGCTGAAATTACATTGGACAGTGCAAACAATGACTGGTTGATCTTAGCACTTTCTTGAAGGCGAATCCCCTCATTGAAAGTCCTTCTATTGTCCTCGCTACCTAGAGACGACAATCAAGCATGGCATGAGGTAAACTAGAAGGATAAAGCTTAAGCATGTGTGGCTCCATCCAGAGAGACGTACCAGCCAAATCGATGAGGTTAAACTTTCCTTTGACAACATCAGCGCTGACCCTGAGAGAGAGTACAGCGTGGCTCCGACTGGAAACGTCGTTCAGTCCAGTATGGGCAACTTTTCTCCTCTGGACACCTATGGAATAGAGCTCCTGGAATTCCTCCATAGATCGCACGGGGACCTTGAACCATCAACGGACAACAGTAAGCAACAGGCTGAATTCCAACAAACACATTCAACAATCACCAAGCAGCATCACATTACCCAGCTTAAGCCCTTCAGCTGCATGTTGCCGTCTTTGTCATCCAATGCCATGACCTCCTTCGCTTTGGGCTCCAGCAGGTCATAGCACCGCTCCATGTACACCTCATAGTACGAAATCTCCACGGAGCACCATGTCCCAGTGCAGAGCGCCAGGACCGTCGAAGCTGCCAAAGGGATGAGCCCCGGAGAATCCTCCGTGCCCTGCGTGGCAGCCAATCAGCCAGGCTTCAGTGACAGGTTGTTTTGCCAACAGCGGCATTTCGTCAAACACATTGCAGTCAAGAGAATAGCAGGCACCTGCATCGTGTAGGTCTTGCCGCTGCCAGTTGCCCCATAGGCGAAAACTGTCGCGTTGATCCCCTCGAAGATGCCTGGGATCACTGCCCTGACCTCCCTATCGAATATCTGGTTGATGTCATCCTCTTGACCGAAGAAAGCATCCAGCCTGTAGTGCTCGCTCCGACTGCATAAATGGACCAGTACACCAAATCAACTAAGGAAGGACCATGAAACAAGTTAGAAAGCCCTCCACTCAATTAGCAAACAATTAGTAGCGGAACAACAAATTGCAGTTTGTTCTCGAGCAAACTATGTTAGAATGAATTTTCCGTAAGTACTTCACTGATTTCAGCCAATTCGCCGCTTCAGAAAAAACAAATTTCAGGCAATTTTGCTTAAATGGGTGCCAAAGTGTGACGATCTGAGATCAGCGCAGGCAGGACTCCGAGGGCCCCAATTCTTACGCTGATGATGGGCGCGCTGAGGAGGCGTACCTGGTGTGCTGGTCCTTGAGCTGGACGGTGACCTCGCCGCCGGGGTGGCTCCCGAGGAGGGAGATGCAGGGCGCCGTCGCAGATGTGGCCTCCGACGGGAGGAACGGGCGCACGCGCAGCACGACGCGCACCGGCTgcgaggagggcgcggcggatcgagcgggtgcggcggcggccgccatcgGAGAGGGAGGGTCACGCGGGGGTTGCGCGAGGCGGCTGGAGTCGGAGTCGGGCGTGTGGGTGTCGTGCGGTGCGACGACGAGACGAGGAGTGGGGAAGACGGCGACCGTTGGGGACGGGGGCCGTGGAGGCAGTTCGAATTTGAACACGGGTGgcgccgtggcggtggcggtgcgtgGTGGATCAGGGGAAACTGATGACGGGCAGGCGTCCGCGTCACCTCGGATTCCGTTGCATACTTGCAATTGCAACGCTACCGGGCTACCGGCTGGCTGGCTGTCTGGGGCCTGGGGGGAGTCCAGCATCAGCATCCACCTCGGCACACTGGTTTGTGCCCAAAAAAAAGGTCTGACGAAAATTTGGCACGTCAAAACTATGGCCGGTGTTCGGTTGCCAACTTGCCATCCTGATTTTTGGAGTTGATTGGGTTCCAAAATTTATCCAACCAAAATCAAAGCATGTCTAAAAGTTTTGGCTACCGATTAGTCCATTACTAAGAAATTGGCACACCAATATTTTAAACCAAAGCAATAGCAAATCACTAGAAAGTTATTAAAACTCACAAAGGGGAAAAGTGTTGATTGTCATATTTTGGCGCTAAACCAAGTGAATACCAAAATTTTATATCCAGCTTTGGCATATCCTTATTTTTTGGTTGGGCAAAAATTGGAATCCAACCATGCAGAAATTTAGCGCCCCTAGAATATAGTCGATGATAGAGCCAAGACCAaatgtgtgtgtggggggggggggggagcaaACTGATTTGGCTAGCCGGCCAAAGAGCTCAGGTAGCTGTGCCGTTTGGGCTATGAGTTTCTAACATTATGACCCGCAAATATACACTTTGCTGACGAGCATGCTCTTACAAGGCTACAAACGCTAGATGTGGGTTGTCAtccattttaatattttttatcacGTATCGCGTGAAAGGAAATTGTATAAAATCATTGTTTTCGAGATTTAGTAATACAAAAAGAGGCTAAGAGACAAAAAAGGGCAAAACAATTATACAATGAGATCTAGCCATTGGGTCATGCAAATGTTGTGCTTGTTTGCTCATGGAACAACATGAGCAAACTCTTTTCCTAAAAAAACTTTACCTATTAAAACTGTCAGCTGGACCCCTCTG
This sequence is a window from Setaria italica strain Yugu1 chromosome III, Setaria_italica_v2.0, whole genome shotgun sequence. Protein-coding genes within it:
- the LOC101752670 gene encoding kinesin-like protein KIN-10C isoform X2, whose protein sequence is MAAAAAPARSAAPSSQPVRVVLRVRPFLPSEATSATAPCISLLGSHPGGEVTVQLKDQHTSRSEHYRLDAFFGQEDDINQIFDREVRAVIPGIFEGINATVFAYGATGSGKTYTMQGTEDSPGLIPLAASTVLALCTGTWCSVEISYYEVYMERCYDLLEPKAKEVMALDDKDGNMQLKGLSWVPVRSMEEFQELYSIGVQRRKVAHTGLNDVSSRSHAVLSLRVSADVVKGKFNLIDLAGSEDNRRTFNEGIRLQESAKINQSLFALSNVISALNKNELRIPYRESKLTRVLQDSLGGSSRSVMIACLNPAEYQESVNTVSLAARSRHVGNFTCSASKQETPKVKVDMEAKLRAWLESKGKTKSIQRMDGLFSPTASKTSFSVSHMKQPASSRISCRAKAMDQDSGKIKKILFDPEPEVHVPIENIPWEHMQNEVNTPKKVLPSVTPCKEKHEASLRKALSPISSNMEPQTPIETPKVEKIPGATPLDKFNALGSNLKEALVQQYLDFLNEGNKEELQQLKGIGARRAEYILELREESPRPFKTLVDLENIGLSSKQVQDILRKTASGIFK
- the LOC101752670 gene encoding kinesin-like protein KIN-10C isoform X1; this encodes MAAAAAPARSAAPSSQPVRVVLRVRPFLPSEATSATAPCISLLGSHPGGEVTVQLKDQHTSRSEHYRLDAFFGQEDDINQIFDREVRAVIPGIFEGINATVFAYGATGSGKTYTMQGTEDSPGLIPLAASTVLALCTGTWCSVEISYYEVYMERCYDLLEPKAKEVMALDDKDGNMQLKGLSWVPVRSMEEFQELYSIGVQRRKVAHTGLNDVSSRSHAVLSLRVSADVVKGKFNLIDLAGSEDNRRTFNEGIRLQESAKINQSLFALSNVISALNKNELRIPYRESKLTRVLQDSLGGSSRSVMIACLNPAEYQESVNTVSLAARSRHVGNFTCSASKQETPKVKVDMEAKLRAWLESKGKTKSIQRMDGLFSPTASKTSFSVSHMKQPASSRISCRAKAMDQDSGKIKKILFDPEPEVHVPIENIPWEHMQNEVNTPKKAVLPSVTPCKEKHEASLRKALSPISSNMEPQTPIETPKVEKIPGATPLDKFNALGSNLKEALVQQYLDFLNEGNKEELQQLKGIGARRAEYILELREESPRPFKTLVDLENIGLSSKQVQDILRKTASGIFK